The Pseudomonas extremaustralis genome contains a region encoding:
- a CDS encoding NUDIX domain-containing protein, translating into MDNSPIRITAEETLSDNWYLLKKYSFELRRRDGRWQAQTREVYDRGNGATILLYNREQRTVLLIRQFRMPTFVNDYPGYLIETAAGLLDNASPEERIRLEAEEETGYRVGQVEKVYAAFMSPGSVTERIHFFLGEYQPGDRVGAGGGLEEEGEDIEVLELGFEQALAMVQSGEIVDGKTIMLLQHLELRMLKEGW; encoded by the coding sequence ATGGACAACAGCCCCATTCGCATCACCGCTGAAGAAACGCTCTCGGACAATTGGTACCTGCTGAAAAAATACAGCTTCGAGCTGCGCCGCCGCGACGGTCGCTGGCAAGCCCAGACCCGCGAAGTGTACGACCGGGGCAACGGCGCGACCATCCTGTTGTACAACCGTGAGCAGCGCACCGTGCTGCTGATCCGTCAGTTCCGCATGCCCACCTTCGTCAACGATTACCCCGGCTACCTGATCGAGACCGCGGCGGGCTTGCTGGACAACGCCAGCCCCGAGGAGCGCATCCGCCTGGAAGCCGAGGAAGAGACCGGCTATCGCGTGGGGCAGGTGGAGAAAGTCTACGCGGCGTTCATGAGCCCGGGGTCGGTGACCGAGCGCATTCACTTCTTTCTCGGTGAATACCAGCCGGGTGACCGGGTTGGCGCCGGTGGCGGGCTGGAGGAGGAGGGCGAGGATATCGAAGTGCTGGAACTGGGCTTCGAACAGGCGCTGGCGATGGTGCAGAGCGGGGAGATTGTGGATGGCAAGACCATCATGTTGTTGCAGCATCTGGAGTTGCGGATGTTGAAAGAGGGGTGGTGA
- a CDS encoding GGDEF domain-containing protein, which translates to MMLHIPTLLIVAVFVFCLMGLLTVHAWSRGREPTLGYLGIMLLFASLGTGLIVVRGAGMDFVALIIGNLVLLLSAAMNWTAMRAFVHRGPNMPGIFAGCGLWLVMCLVPQFYNSLSARVMLYSLLAAAYGVLSALELWRKRASLEVAYAPALVLTLWHTGFYAIRAFLDPGLPLKSAQTSAGDGVPFFSFMLFESMLYAIGIAYVTLAMVKERAELRFKAAAFSDALTGAGNRRAFMQKGEQLLADSARRQQTVALLLCDLDNFKRLNDSFGHPMGDQALIAFSQVTRATLRKGDLFARIGGEEFACLLADSDEAVAFEVAERIRQAFAHLDLLAPGFLSVSIGIVSTDRAGYDLSHLLSQADQALYLAKAQGRNRVQRMATA; encoded by the coding sequence ATGATGCTGCACATCCCGACGCTACTGATAGTGGCCGTGTTCGTGTTCTGCCTGATGGGCCTGCTCACGGTGCATGCCTGGAGCCGTGGCCGCGAGCCGACCCTGGGTTACCTGGGCATCATGTTGCTGTTCGCGTCCCTGGGCACCGGGTTGATCGTGGTGCGTGGCGCGGGCATGGATTTCGTCGCGCTGATCATCGGCAATCTGGTCCTGCTGCTCAGTGCCGCGATGAACTGGACCGCCATGCGCGCCTTCGTGCATCGCGGCCCCAACATGCCGGGGATCTTTGCCGGGTGCGGACTGTGGCTGGTGATGTGCCTGGTGCCGCAGTTCTACAACTCGCTGTCGGCGCGGGTCATGTTGTATTCGCTGCTGGCGGCCGCTTATGGCGTGTTGTCGGCCCTGGAGTTATGGCGCAAGCGCGCCAGCCTTGAAGTGGCCTACGCCCCCGCCCTGGTACTGACCCTGTGGCACACGGGCTTTTACGCGATTCGTGCGTTCCTCGACCCCGGCCTGCCGCTCAAGAGTGCGCAGACATCCGCCGGTGACGGCGTGCCGTTTTTCTCATTCATGCTGTTCGAGTCCATGCTGTATGCCATCGGCATCGCCTACGTCACCCTGGCAATGGTCAAGGAGCGCGCCGAACTGCGCTTCAAGGCCGCCGCGTTCAGTGACGCGCTGACCGGTGCCGGCAACCGCCGCGCCTTTATGCAAAAAGGCGAACAACTGCTGGCGGACAGTGCCCGTCGCCAGCAGACCGTGGCCCTGCTGCTGTGCGACCTGGACAACTTCAAGCGCCTGAATGACAGCTTCGGCCACCCCATGGGCGACCAAGCGCTGATCGCGTTCAGCCAAGTGACCCGGGCCACGTTGCGCAAGGGTGATTTGTTCGCGCGGATCGGCGGCGAGGAGTTCGCCTGCCTGCTGGCCGACAGCGACGAAGCCGTGGCCTTCGAAGTGGCCGAGCGCATTCGCCAGGCCTTTGCCCACCTGGACCTGCTGGCGCCGGGGTTCCTCAGCGTGAGCATCGGTATCGTCAGCACCGACCGGGCGGGCTACGACCTGTCGCACTTGCTGTCCCAGGCCGACCAGGCGCTGTATCTGGCCAAGGCCCAGGGACGTAACCGGGTGCAGAGGATGGCGACCGCCTGA
- a CDS encoding alpha/beta hydrolase, producing MSSRFLSRLRLRWLPLLCMALLIVGLPVGCAVLQHTERELVFRIEPGIAGWYSGLPKTVQEFELTPARFKSGQNIHGWWYPAARPDAPAILYLHGVRWNLTGQLFRIEQLHALGYSVFAIDYRGFGQSQGELPSETSVYEDARIAWERFQQLQPDPDKRLIYGHSLGGAVAIDLAVELGRQTPLPVRGLVIESTFTSLADVATAVANTSLPVRWLLSQKFDSIDKIADIHMPLLLVHGLDDNYVPPRFSEQLFDAAQEPKQLLLVPGASHNNSMSLAGRNYGQALDTLMQTKMPAPMVARSTGRNGDS from the coding sequence ATGTCTTCTCGTTTTCTGTCTCGCCTGAGACTGCGCTGGCTTCCACTGCTGTGCATGGCACTGTTGATCGTCGGCCTGCCCGTGGGTTGCGCCGTGCTGCAACACACGGAGCGCGAGCTGGTTTTCCGCATAGAACCGGGCATCGCCGGTTGGTACAGCGGCTTGCCCAAGACCGTGCAGGAGTTCGAACTCACGCCCGCCCGTTTCAAATCGGGGCAGAACATTCATGGCTGGTGGTACCCGGCGGCCAGGCCGGACGCGCCGGCCATCCTCTACCTGCACGGCGTGCGCTGGAACCTCACCGGGCAGTTGTTTCGTATCGAGCAATTGCACGCCCTGGGCTACTCGGTGTTCGCCATCGACTACCGTGGGTTCGGCCAGAGCCAGGGCGAGTTGCCATCGGAAACCAGCGTCTACGAAGACGCGCGCATCGCCTGGGAACGCTTCCAACAGCTGCAACCTGACCCGGACAAACGCCTGATCTACGGCCACTCCCTGGGCGGTGCGGTGGCCATCGACCTGGCCGTGGAGCTGGGCAGGCAAACGCCGCTGCCGGTGCGTGGGCTGGTGATCGAATCCACCTTCACCTCCCTGGCGGATGTGGCCACGGCGGTGGCCAACACCTCGCTACCGGTGCGCTGGTTGCTGTCGCAGAAGTTCGACTCCATCGACAAGATCGCCGACATCCACATGCCATTGCTGTTGGTGCATGGCCTCGACGACAACTACGTGCCGCCGCGTTTCAGCGAGCAATTATTCGACGCCGCCCAGGAGCCCAAGCAGCTGCTCCTGGTGCCCGGCGCCAGCCATAACAACAGCATGAGCCTGGCCGGACGCAATTATGGCCAGGCGCTGGACACCCTGATGCAAACCAAGATGCCAGCACCGATGGTGGCACGCTCCACAGGGCGCAACGGCGACTCCTGA
- a CDS encoding alpha-hydroxy acid oxidase, whose translation MPLITTIEDLRKLAQKRVPRMFYDYADSGSWTESTYRANESDFARIKFRQRVARNIDERSIRATMIGQDMAMPVALAPTGLAGMQHADGEILTARAAAAFGLRYTLSTMSICSLEDIAEHVGQPFWFQLYVMRDRGFIERLIERAKAAGVDALVLTLDLQILGQRHKDLINGLSAPPKLTLANILNMATKPRWAMGMLGTRRHGFGNIVGHVKGVADMSSLSAWTAQQFDPRLSWDDVEWIKKCWGGKLIIKGILDVEDARLAADSGADALVVSNHGGRQLDGAPSSISQLPAIVDAVGERIEVWLDGGIRSGQDVLKAMALGAKGTLIGRPHLYGLGALGEAGVTKALDIIARELDVSMALCGYNDIRDVNREILLPGTFPENVF comes from the coding sequence ATGCCGTTGATCACAACCATCGAAGATTTACGCAAGCTGGCGCAAAAACGTGTGCCACGGATGTTCTACGATTACGCCGATTCCGGTTCCTGGACTGAGAGCACCTACCGGGCCAACGAAAGCGATTTTGCCCGGATCAAATTCCGCCAGCGGGTGGCGCGCAATATCGATGAGCGCTCGATCCGCGCCACCATGATCGGCCAGGACATGGCCATGCCGGTGGCCCTGGCACCCACCGGCCTGGCCGGCATGCAACACGCCGATGGCGAGATTCTCACCGCCCGCGCCGCCGCCGCATTCGGCCTGCGCTACACCTTGTCGACCATGAGCATCTGTTCCCTGGAAGACATCGCCGAGCATGTCGGCCAGCCGTTCTGGTTCCAGCTGTATGTGATGCGTGACCGCGGCTTCATCGAGCGATTGATCGAGCGCGCCAAGGCCGCCGGTGTGGATGCGTTGGTGTTGACCCTGGACTTGCAGATCCTCGGCCAACGGCACAAGGATCTGATCAACGGCCTGTCGGCGCCGCCCAAGCTGACCCTGGCGAATATCCTCAATATGGCAACCAAGCCGCGCTGGGCGATGGGCATGCTCGGCACCCGGCGCCACGGCTTCGGCAATATCGTCGGGCATGTGAAGGGCGTGGCGGACATGAGTTCGCTGTCGGCGTGGACTGCCCAGCAATTCGACCCGCGCCTGAGCTGGGACGATGTGGAGTGGATCAAGAAGTGCTGGGGCGGCAAGTTGATCATCAAGGGCATCCTCGATGTGGAGGACGCACGCTTGGCCGCCGATTCCGGTGCCGATGCGTTGGTGGTGAGCAACCACGGCGGACGTCAGCTCGATGGTGCGCCGTCGAGCATCAGTCAACTGCCGGCGATTGTCGACGCGGTGGGCGAACGCATCGAAGTGTGGCTCGACGGCGGTATCCGTTCCGGCCAGGACGTGCTCAAGGCCATGGCGCTGGGCGCCAAAGGCACCCTGATCGGCCGGCCGCATTTGTATGGCCTGGGGGCGTTGGGCGAGGCGGGTGTGACCAAGGCGCTTGACATCATTGCCCGTGAGTTGGACGTGTCGATGGCGCTGTGTGGGTATAACGATATACGCGATGTGAATCGCGAGATTCTGTTGCCCGGTACATTTCCCGAAAACGTTTTTTGA
- a CDS encoding DUF3079 domain-containing protein, producing MAKPFPLHPKHPERICWGCDRYCAATDLACGNGADRTMHPAEMIGDDWYEHGDWGLLAEPAGKDEPSTV from the coding sequence ATGGCCAAGCCTTTTCCGCTGCACCCCAAGCACCCCGAGCGCATCTGCTGGGGCTGCGATCGCTACTGTGCCGCGACCGACCTGGCCTGCGGCAATGGGGCCGACCGCACCATGCATCCAGCCGAAATGATCGGTGACGACTGGTACGAGCACGGCGACTGGGGGCTTCTTGCCGAGCCCGCCGGCAAGGATGAGCCTTCAACGGTTTGA
- a CDS encoding iron transporter, which produces MRTPSLLPFLLLLSTCAAFAKEYPIGEPQSCPGLEIGAVYLQPIEMAPAGMMRATADSDVHLEADVRATADNAQGFQEGSFVPYLNLSFVLKKQGSDTPISGDFHAMVANDGPHYGDNVKLQGPGKYTLTFSVLPPSGHASLGRHTDKETGVAPWFERCEVHYEFVYAGIGKKGGY; this is translated from the coding sequence ATGCGTACCCCTTCTTTACTGCCTTTTCTGCTGCTGTTGTCCACCTGCGCGGCCTTTGCCAAGGAGTACCCCATCGGCGAACCGCAAAGCTGCCCGGGGCTGGAAATCGGTGCCGTGTATTTGCAGCCGATCGAGATGGCGCCCGCCGGCATGATGCGCGCCACGGCCGATTCCGACGTGCACCTGGAAGCCGACGTACGCGCCACGGCAGATAACGCCCAAGGCTTTCAGGAAGGCAGTTTCGTGCCCTATCTGAACCTGTCGTTCGTGCTGAAAAAGCAAGGCAGCGACACGCCGATCAGCGGTGATTTCCACGCCATGGTCGCCAACGACGGGCCGCACTACGGCGACAACGTCAAGCTGCAAGGCCCGGGCAAATACACCCTGACCTTCAGCGTATTGCCGCCCAGCGGCCACGCGTCCCTGGGTCGCCATACCGATAAGGAAACCGGGGTAGCGCCGTGGTTCGAACGTTGCGAGGTGCACTACGAATTCGTCTATGCCGGCATCGGCAAGAAAGGCGGCTACTGA
- a CDS encoding cupredoxin domain-containing protein, with product MRRALSLSGLLLSGAALAAPLPTYELSLQEGHFIPPQLTVKAGERFKIVLRNVGQGPAEFESTPLRVEKVLSPGVTTFVVIHPLTPGRYPFFDEFNPQLPEGSILAE from the coding sequence ATGCGCCGTGCCCTGTCGCTGAGCGGCCTGCTGCTCAGTGGCGCGGCCCTGGCGGCGCCGTTGCCCACCTATGAACTGAGCCTGCAGGAAGGCCACTTCATCCCGCCGCAACTCACGGTCAAGGCCGGCGAGCGCTTCAAGATCGTGCTCCGCAACGTCGGCCAAGGCCCGGCCGAATTCGAGAGCACACCGCTGCGCGTGGAGAAAGTGTTGTCCCCCGGCGTGACCACCTTTGTGGTGATCCACCCGCTCACACCGGGACGCTATCCGTTCTTTGACGAATTCAATCCACAGTTGCCCGAAGGCAGCATCCTCGCCGAATAG
- a CDS encoding FTR1 family iron permease — MNQSMFIVWRESVEALLVIGILQVWISRQAEHSRLGRFLWAGVVLGLLCSAGLAGLMLWAGEAMTGPQGEWLQAALTLLASGLMVQMVFWMHRHAATLKHTLVREADERLARQGGWGVLLLTLLAVSREGSETVVFLYGAGARLQGPALSLFAIGGVLGLVLAGLTVLLLRSTRRFISWSLFFTLSEALLLLLGGALLVAAVDRISGQLLAMDMPEWVYSSFGESRWDSSALLSDSHGLGALLADFVGYRATPSLITVAVLLGYWLLVGNGLRRSRQAP, encoded by the coding sequence ATGAATCAATCGATGTTTATTGTCTGGCGCGAGAGCGTCGAGGCGCTGTTGGTGATCGGCATTCTGCAAGTGTGGATCAGCCGCCAGGCCGAGCACTCGCGCCTGGGGCGTTTTCTGTGGGCCGGGGTGGTCCTGGGGTTGCTCTGCTCTGCCGGTCTGGCCGGCTTGATGCTATGGGCCGGCGAGGCCATGACCGGTCCCCAGGGCGAATGGCTGCAAGCGGCGCTGACATTATTGGCCAGCGGCCTGATGGTGCAGATGGTGTTCTGGATGCATCGCCACGCGGCCACCCTCAAACACACCCTGGTGCGCGAAGCCGATGAACGCCTGGCGCGCCAGGGCGGTTGGGGCGTGTTGCTACTGACGCTGTTGGCGGTGAGCCGCGAAGGCAGTGAAACCGTGGTGTTTCTATACGGTGCCGGCGCGCGTCTACAGGGCCCGGCGCTGAGCCTGTTCGCCATCGGCGGCGTGCTGGGCCTGGTGTTGGCGGGACTCACCGTGCTGCTGTTGCGCAGTACACGGCGCTTTATTTCCTGGTCGTTGTTTTTCACCCTCAGCGAAGCGTTGTTGCTGCTGCTCGGCGGGGCTTTGCTGGTGGCGGCGGTGGACCGTATCAGCGGGCAGTTGCTGGCGATGGACATGCCCGAGTGGGTCTATTCCAGCTTTGGTGAAAGCCGCTGGGACAGCAGCGCCCTGCTCAGCGACAGTCACGGCCTGGGCGCGCTGCTGGCTGACTTTGTCGGCTACCGCGCCACGCCGAGCCTCATCACCGTGGCGGTACTGCTCGGCTACTGGCTCCTGGTCGGCAACGGCCTGCGCCGGTCACGGCAAGCGCCATGA
- a CDS encoding 4Fe-4S binding protein translates to MSRLAQLGDGMRRHARLIRAVQWAVVLVYAVLLVLPVLLPLPDSQARVVNNLTLLAQFIFWGLWWPFVLLSMVLFGRLWCGVLCPEGSLSEWASRYGPGLGIPRWLRWGGWPTLGFCLTTLYGQLISVYDYAQAALLILGGSTVAAVIVGLLFVRGKRVWCRYLCPVSGVFALLARLAPVHFAVDEQRWKANDAPRLPLPNCAPLLDIRRLQGASDCHACGRCSGQRGAVRLIARSCNQEILQAPRQPGSAWDARLLLFGVIGLAMGAFQWTVSPWFIALKQTLAMWLVDHDWLWPLQANAPWWLLTHYPQLNDSFSWLDGVCIVLYLGGSSLVLGGGCWLLLRLATWVAGDRALFRPLALTLTPLGGAGLFLGLSATTVKLLRYEGLGLAWVQSARAGLLMAAVGWCLWLGWRQLRGVGRWSRCLAGLCVLLSTGLVGFGWWLQFWGWG, encoded by the coding sequence ATGAGCCGACTCGCGCAACTGGGCGATGGCATGCGCCGCCACGCGCGACTGATCCGCGCCGTGCAATGGGCGGTGGTGCTGGTCTATGCGGTGCTGCTGGTGTTGCCGGTGCTGCTGCCGTTGCCGGACAGCCAGGCGCGCGTGGTGAACAACCTGACGCTGCTCGCGCAATTTATCTTCTGGGGCCTGTGGTGGCCGTTCGTGTTGCTGTCGATGGTGCTGTTCGGGCGCCTGTGGTGCGGCGTGCTCTGCCCGGAAGGTTCCCTGAGCGAATGGGCCAGCCGCTACGGCCCAGGCCTGGGCATTCCGCGCTGGCTGCGCTGGGGCGGTTGGCCGACGCTGGGCTTTTGCCTGACCACGCTCTACGGCCAGTTGATCAGTGTGTACGACTATGCCCAGGCCGCCCTGCTGATCCTCGGCGGCTCGACCGTGGCCGCGGTGATCGTCGGCCTGCTGTTCGTGCGTGGCAAGCGTGTGTGGTGTCGTTACCTGTGCCCGGTCAGCGGTGTCTTCGCCCTGCTCGCCCGTCTGGCGCCGGTGCATTTCGCGGTGGATGAACAACGTTGGAAAGCCAACGACGCGCCCCGCCTGCCATTGCCCAACTGCGCGCCGCTGCTGGATATCCGCCGCCTGCAAGGGGCCAGCGACTGCCACGCCTGCGGTCGCTGCAGCGGGCAACGCGGCGCGGTGCGGTTGATCGCCCGCTCGTGCAATCAGGAAATTCTCCAGGCACCCCGTCAACCCGGTTCGGCGTGGGACGCACGCCTGTTGCTGTTTGGTGTGATCGGCCTGGCGATGGGGGCGTTTCAATGGACCGTCAGTCCATGGTTTATCGCGCTCAAACAAACCCTGGCGATGTGGCTGGTCGACCATGACTGGCTGTGGCCGCTGCAAGCCAACGCACCGTGGTGGTTGCTAACCCATTATCCGCAGCTCAATGACAGCTTCAGTTGGTTGGATGGGGTGTGCATTGTGTTGTATCTGGGGGGGAGTTCGTTGGTGTTGGGGGGTGGCTGCTGGCTGCTGCTGCGATTGGCTACGTGGGTGGCGGGGGATCGTGCACTGTTTCGGCCGTTGGCGCTGACGCTGACGCCCTTGGGTGGTGCGGGGTTGTTCCTCGGGTTGTCGGCGACCACGGTGAAGTTGTTGCGGTATGAGGGGTTGGGGTTGGCTTGGGTGCAATCGGCGCGGGCGGGGTTGTTGATGGCGGCGGTTGGGTGGTGTTTGTGGTTGGGGTGGCGGCAGCTTCGGGGGGTTGGACGCTGGTCGCGTTGCCTTGCGGGGTTGTGCGTGTTGCTGAGTACGGGGTTGGTAGGGTTTGGGTGGTGGTTGCAGTTTTGGGGGTGGGGTTGA
- a CDS encoding methyl-accepting chemotaxis protein translates to MTQLTTAQRIVIGFAIAPLALVGLVFYALHDLATLKQQSEQIVQQDWPKIAPIMVIATGVRDNGRNTRDLLIDPDSQQTQEAIGTTRQRITQAFATLEPLFDTAEGKAAYARLKTHRETYVAAFTQVQALIKQGAREQGLAQLKQQVVPAELEVFKSLDALMAMQGRLFVEREQAAQTLYDQARRTMIGLLLLCVALVVAAAVIVTRSVTRPLGGEPDEVARVLSHIAQGDLTIDVPLGNSAEGSVMRNLHQMRQNLNQMVRQIAASVDGVASSSEELSAVSSQTSSSLQSQGQEIEQAATAVNEMTAAVDEVARNAVSTSEASRLSEQTAQRGRAQVQETVASINTLATGVVETSERIQQLAGRVQDISGVLDVIRSIADQTNLLALNAAIEAARAGDAGRGFAVVADEVRALAHRTQTSTQEIEQMIGNIRQDSEHAVAAMHTSSDRVQATLGVAQRSGEALDEITRSISQINERNLMIASATEEQALVAREVDRNLVGIRNLSQQVLQGALHTETAGHDLAGMAGELHQTVARFKV, encoded by the coding sequence ATGACGCAGTTAACCACGGCACAACGCATTGTCATCGGCTTCGCGATTGCGCCGCTGGCTCTGGTCGGCTTGGTGTTTTACGCCTTGCACGACCTGGCAACCCTCAAACAACAGTCCGAACAGATCGTGCAGCAGGACTGGCCGAAAATCGCACCGATCATGGTGATCGCCACGGGCGTGCGCGATAACGGGCGCAACACCCGGGACCTGCTGATCGACCCGGACAGCCAGCAGACCCAGGAAGCCATCGGCACCACCCGGCAGCGCATTACCCAGGCGTTCGCCACCCTGGAGCCGCTGTTCGATACCGCCGAAGGCAAGGCGGCATACGCCCGCTTGAAAACCCATCGGGAAACCTACGTCGCTGCCTTCACCCAAGTGCAGGCACTGATCAAACAGGGCGCCCGCGAGCAGGGCCTGGCCCAGCTCAAACAACAGGTGGTGCCGGCCGAACTTGAGGTGTTCAAGAGCCTCGATGCGTTGATGGCCATGCAAGGCCGACTGTTCGTCGAGCGCGAGCAGGCCGCGCAAACCCTCTACGACCAGGCGCGCCGCACGATGATCGGCTTGCTCCTGCTGTGTGTGGCCCTGGTCGTGGCGGCCGCCGTGATCGTCACCCGCAGCGTCACCCGTCCGTTGGGTGGCGAGCCGGACGAGGTGGCGCGGGTGCTCAGCCACATCGCCCAGGGCGACCTGACCATCGACGTGCCACTGGGCAACAGTGCCGAGGGCAGCGTGATGCGCAACCTGCACCAGATGCGGCAGAACCTCAACCAGATGGTCCGGCAGATCGCCGCCTCGGTGGACGGCGTGGCCAGTTCGTCGGAAGAGTTGAGCGCGGTCAGCAGCCAGACCAGCAGCAGTTTGCAGTCGCAGGGCCAGGAAATCGAACAGGCCGCCACGGCGGTGAATGAAATGACCGCCGCCGTCGACGAAGTGGCGCGTAACGCAGTGAGCACCAGCGAAGCGTCACGCCTGTCGGAACAGACCGCCCAGCGCGGACGCGCGCAGGTCCAGGAAACCGTGGCCTCGATCAACACCCTGGCCACCGGTGTGGTGGAAACCTCGGAACGTATCCAGCAACTCGCTGGCCGGGTGCAAGACATCAGCGGCGTGCTGGACGTGATCCGCAGCATCGCCGACCAGACCAACCTGCTGGCCCTCAACGCCGCCATCGAAGCGGCCCGGGCCGGCGATGCCGGGCGTGGTTTTGCGGTGGTCGCCGATGAAGTGCGCGCACTGGCCCATCGTACCCAGACCTCGACCCAGGAAATCGAGCAGATGATCGGCAACATCCGCCAGGACAGCGAACACGCCGTGGCCGCCATGCACACCAGCAGTGATCGGGTGCAGGCGACCCTGGGCGTGGCGCAACGCTCGGGGGAGGCGCTGGATGAAATCACCCGGTCGATTTCGCAGATCAACGAGCGCAATTTGATGATTGCCAGTGCGACCGAAGAACAGGCACTCGTGGCGCGGGAAGTGGATCGCAACCTGGTGGGGATTCGCAACCTGTCGCAGCAGGTGTTGCAGGGGGCCTTGCATACGGAGACGGCGGGGCATGACCTGGCGGGGATGGCAGGGGAGCTGCATCAGACGGTGGCGCGGTTTAAGGTTTAG
- a CDS encoding anaerobic ribonucleoside-triphosphate reductase activating protein has product MTRALRVGGMVPLTTLDYPGMLACVLFCQGCAWRCRYCHNPDLITPRGSAEIDWRRVLLFLQRRQDLLDAVVFSGGEPTLQEGLPAAMDEVRAMGFRVGLHSAGIKPAGFANALRHADWVGFDVKALAEDYPMITQVKGSGVAHWRSLDALLASGVDYECRTTVHWHLIDPPRLLRLAQRLQANGVKRFAVQMVRTASMLDEHLPIAPAQMALPELWGRMHELFPAFVLRG; this is encoded by the coding sequence ATGACTCGAGCGCTACGGGTCGGGGGTATGGTGCCCCTGACCACCCTCGACTACCCCGGCATGCTTGCCTGCGTGCTGTTCTGCCAGGGCTGCGCGTGGCGCTGTCGTTACTGCCATAACCCGGACCTGATCACGCCGCGCGGTAGCGCGGAGATCGATTGGCGCCGGGTCTTGCTGTTTTTGCAGCGCCGCCAGGACTTGCTGGACGCGGTGGTGTTCAGCGGCGGTGAGCCGACCTTGCAGGAAGGCTTGCCGGCGGCGATGGACGAAGTGCGCGCCATGGGCTTTCGCGTGGGCCTGCACAGTGCCGGGATCAAGCCGGCAGGTTTTGCCAATGCGCTGCGCCATGCCGACTGGGTGGGCTTCGATGTGAAGGCCCTGGCCGAGGACTATCCAATGATCACTCAGGTCAAAGGCAGCGGCGTCGCCCATTGGCGCAGTCTGGATGCCTTGCTGGCCAGTGGCGTGGATTACGAGTGCCGCACCACGGTGCACTGGCACTTGATCGACCCGCCGCGCCTGTTGCGCCTGGCCCAGCGTTTGCAAGCCAATGGTGTCAAGCGCTTTGCTGTGCAGATGGTCCGTACGGCGAGCATGCTCGATGAGCACTTGCCGATCGCGCCGGCACAGATGGCGTTGCCGGAGTTATGGGGCCGTATGCACGAGTTGTTCCCGGCTTTTGTATTGCGAGGGTGA
- the nrdD gene encoding anaerobic ribonucleoside-triphosphate reductase has protein sequence MQTSQPQRQRCEVWTRVMGYHRPVSAFNPGKQSEHKERVHFTEAAAAAGRQ, from the coding sequence ATGCAAACGTCCCAGCCACAACGTCAGCGCTGCGAAGTCTGGACCCGGGTGATGGGTTACCACCGGCCGGTGTCCGCGTTCAATCCCGGCAAACAGTCCGAGCACAAGGAGCGTGTGCACTTTACCGAAGCGGCCGCCGCGGCCGGGCGCCAATGA